The Amycolatopsis sp. DG1A-15b genome window below encodes:
- a CDS encoding VOC family protein, translating to MASRLNPYLSFRDDARQAMEFYKGVFGGTLTLNTFGEFGSPEGADADKVMHAQLEAENGFTLMASDTPAGMEHNPGTNISVSLSGDDGDDLRGYWEKLSEGGTVTVPFEKQMWGDEFGCCVDKFGIPWMVNVVAG from the coding sequence GTGGCTTCTCGTCTCAACCCGTACCTGAGCTTCCGCGACGACGCGCGGCAGGCCATGGAGTTCTACAAGGGTGTCTTCGGCGGCACGCTCACCCTGAACACGTTCGGGGAATTCGGTTCCCCCGAAGGAGCGGACGCGGACAAGGTCATGCACGCGCAGCTGGAGGCCGAAAACGGCTTCACGCTGATGGCGTCGGACACCCCGGCCGGGATGGAGCACAACCCGGGCACGAACATCTCGGTGAGCCTCAGCGGGGACGACGGTGACGACCTGCGCGGCTACTGGGAAAAGCTGAGCGAAGGCGGCACCGTGACGGTTCCCTTCGAAAAGCAGATGTGGGGCGACGAATTCGGCTGCTGCGTCGACAAGTTCGGCATCCCCTGGATGGTCAACGTCGTGGCCGGCTAG